The segment CTGCGCCGATCGTGTACGGCAGCAAGGAAGGCGCCCAGGAAGCGCACGAGGCGATTCGCCCGTCCGACGTCAACACCCACCCGACCAAGCTCAGCGGCATGGAGCGTGATGCCGAGCGCCTGTACGAGCTGATCTGGCGCCAGTTCCTGGCCTGCCAGATGCCGCCGGCGCAATACCTGTCCACCAGCGTCACCGTGGTGGCGGGCGACTACGAGCTGCGCGCCAAGGGCCGCATCCTCAAGTTCGACGGTTACACCCGTGTGCTGCCACAGCAGAGCAAGCCCGGCGAAGATGACGTGCTGCCGGAAATGGCCCAGGGCGAAGTGCTCAAGCTGATCCAGCTCGACCCGAGCCAGCACTTCACCAAGCCGCCGGCGCGCTTTACCGAAGCGAGCCTGGTCAAGGAGATGGAAAAGCGCGGCATCGGCCGCCCGTCCACCTACGCGGCGATCATTTCCACCATTCAGGACCGCGGTTATGTGACCTTGCACAACCGCCGCTTCTACTCCGAAAAAATGGGCGACATCGTCACCGAGCGCCTGTCGGAGAGCTTCGCCAACCTGATGGACTACGGCTTCACCGCCGGCATGGAAGAAAACCTCGACGACGTGGCCCAGGGCGAGCGTGACTGGAAGAACGTGCTCGACGAGTTCTACGGTGACTTCAGCAAGAAGCTGCAGACCGCCGAGTCCGCTGAAAACGGCATGCGCGCCAACCAGCCGACCCCGACCAACATCGCCTGCAAGGAATGTGGCCGGCCGATGATGATCCGCACCGCCTCCACCGGCGTGTTCCTCGGTTGCTCGGGCTACAGCCTGCCACCGAAGGAGCGTTGCAAGGCTACGGTGAACCTGGTGCCGGGCGACGAAATCGCCGCTGACGACGAGGGCGAGTCCGAGTCGCTGGTGCTGCGCGGCAAGCACCGCTGCCCGATCTGCGCCACCGCCATGGACGCCTACCTGCTGGATGAGAAGCGCAAGCTGCACATCTGCGGTAACAACCCGGATTGCGTTGGCTACGAGATCGAAGAGGGCAACTACCGCATCAAGGGCTACGAAGGGCCGAGCCTTGAGTGCGACAAGTGCGGCAGCGAAATGCAGCTCAAGACCGGCCGCTTCGGCAAGTTCTTCGGTTGCACCAACCCTGCGTGCAAGAACACCCGCAAGCTGCTCAAAAGCGGCGAGGCAGCGCCACCGAAGATGGACAAGGTGGACATGCCCGAGCTCAAGTGCGAGAAGGTCGACGACACCTACGTGCTGCGTGACGGTGCTTCGGGCCTGTTCCTGGCTGCCAGCCAGTTCCCGAAAAACCGCGAGACCCGCGCGCCGCTGGTGCTCGAGATCGTGCCGCACAAGCATGAGATCGACCCGAAGTACCACTTCCTCTGCGACGCCCCGCAGAAGGACCCGGATGGCCGCC is part of the Pseudomonas fakonensis genome and harbors:
- the topA gene encoding type I DNA topoisomerase — protein: MGKSLVIVESPAKAKTINKYLGSQYVVKSSIGHIRDLPTSGSASASKEPAAKRSKAAAEAPALSPKEKARRTLVARMGVDPEAGWKAKYEILPGKEKVIDELRRLAKDADTIYLATDLDREGEAIAWHLREAIGGDDSRYKRVVFNEITKKAIQEAFSQPGELDIDRVNAQQARRFLDRVVGYMVSPLLWAKIARGLSAGRVQSVAVKLVVEREREIRAFNPEEYWEVHADLGTAKNAKVRFEVARENGEAFKPLNQAQAMAALEKLKSSSYTISKREDRPTSSKPSAPFITSTLQQAASNRLGFGVKKTMMMAQRLYEAGYITYMRTDSTNLSQDAVEMARSYIEKEFGKQYLPAAPIVYGSKEGAQEAHEAIRPSDVNTHPTKLSGMERDAERLYELIWRQFLACQMPPAQYLSTSVTVVAGDYELRAKGRILKFDGYTRVLPQQSKPGEDDVLPEMAQGEVLKLIQLDPSQHFTKPPARFTEASLVKEMEKRGIGRPSTYAAIISTIQDRGYVTLHNRRFYSEKMGDIVTERLSESFANLMDYGFTAGMEENLDDVAQGERDWKNVLDEFYGDFSKKLQTAESAENGMRANQPTPTNIACKECGRPMMIRTASTGVFLGCSGYSLPPKERCKATVNLVPGDEIAADDEGESESLVLRGKHRCPICATAMDAYLLDEKRKLHICGNNPDCVGYEIEEGNYRIKGYEGPSLECDKCGSEMQLKTGRFGKFFGCTNPACKNTRKLLKSGEAAPPKMDKVDMPELKCEKVDDTYVLRDGASGLFLAASQFPKNRETRAPLVLEIVPHKHEIDPKYHFLCDAPQKDPDGRPTVIRYSRKTKEQYVQSEVDGKPTGWKAFYDGGKWKVEDKR